A genomic region of Miscanthus floridulus cultivar M001 chromosome 3, ASM1932011v1, whole genome shotgun sequence contains the following coding sequences:
- the LOC136542573 gene encoding uncharacterized protein, whose translation MDNDNGDVDDLGSGWFEVKKKHRSSSKYTLQRSSGGSSHKIPNLPSRSRANCNSDSSRWHDKPQHPPPSINANVGVDESGSGETTNVGEGCNDLGTSVSGLNSGLNASASEDIVERPEELVVAEEISEPPKNDLADHVDPSLPHEPTTGSDSPAKCADLSQHVKCSPKTESVGVLSNTPVKFGDFDEVPGLSLPSDSFRDNNSSRDHRHSEDVAHLKNVQKDASELKVEMDTCTTTTIDETSPIMVQGTETPNDDKSISNVNGSTASADSVSLSCSNNDHEVPVTSSMEGRTLLHDQAPVSASADFGSETAESKERFRQRLWCFLFENLNRAGDELYLLCELECDMEQINESILVLEEAISDFQELKSRAEHFDNTKKSPGVPKEGMPMAVKADHRRPHALSWEVRRMTSSPHRQEILSSSLEAFQRIQLELACKQAGITAERFTSSSSEEVLGSSSKLTTASATVRNISLKVESQVKLPDTSEKNIAGEKLSRDAFKSGKSYPQSMPSYSARSRRGSLEPISEIEKHTFKKDRELPENKFDRLKSTDVVKKSTVHLEKEKQITAPWKSMDAWKEKRNWEDILKSPVRSSRVSHSPGVGRKVTDRARVLHDKLMSPEKKKRSALDMKKEAEEKHARALRIRSQLESERVQRLQRTSEKLHRVNEWQAVRSSKLREVMNARHQRGESRHEAYLAQVAKRAGDESTKVNEVRFITSLNEENKKFLLRQKLHDSEMRRAEKLQVIKTKQKEDTAREEAVLERRKFLEAEKMQRLAEIQRKKEEAIFRREEERKASSAAREARAAEQQRRKEIRAKAQQEEAELLAQKLAEKLRESEQRRKYYLEQIRERASMDLRDQPSPFQRRFPSKDGQNRSSSANSGEDSQTTGNSSAADSMAKSSNNVLTKRRIKKIRQRLMALKHEFIEPSIGESTGITHRAALGAAKAKLSRWLQDLQRLRQARKEGAASIGLIVSDITKYLEGKDLELHASRQVGLLDFIASALPASHTSKPGACQVTVYLLRLLRVLLSLPANRTYFLVQNLLPPIIPMLSASLENYIKVAASNSGSSNLLSNKTSIENTESSGEVLDGFLWTVTMIVGHVHINDEQLQMQGGLIELIVAYQIIHRLRDLFALYDRPQVEGSPLPSSILFGLNLLSVLTSKPRNLSTIDWESCKCRTLGGNIVQEYEYLSSQDSVGCQSMTLDQSGDAKSPTIYSELAEDSKSCRQHDFSIPVDRKLVDEASKDLLVISAGLNNSAMQPSDLGVTTEKHSESPSQGDENSTVDSFLEGRKVNNVCALYHSPRKGNETNLKQPVMLLLSAMAETGLVSLPSLLTAVLLQANNNRSSSEQTLAILPSNFEEVATGVLKVLNNVARLDITLLQHMLARSDLKMEFFHLISFLLSHCMNKWRVPNDQVGLLLLESLLLLGYFSLFHAGNQAVLRWGKSPTILHKVCDLPFVFFSDPELMPILAAALIAVCYGCDQNRSVVQQEISTDMLRCLLKSCQTSGSNSPDSIAVDGSGNNSNESILEIRNSQGDIPTRISRKIGRPVVGKGISGGIRFNRNKVQKDGRGTRAVDDGPLKQRGQEASSSFMLHRKIPASFLDRAEEFFCSET comes from the exons ATGGATAATGACAATGGCGATGTGGATGACCTGGGATCAGGGTGGTTTGAAGTGAAAAAG AAGCATCGGTCCAGCTCAAAATACACATTGCAGAGGTCTTCAGGTGGTTCCAGCCATAAAATTCCAAACTTACCATCACGGTCACGTGCTAACTGTAACAGTGACAGCTCAAGGTGGCATGACAAGCCGCAACACCCACCTCCGAGCATAAATGCTAATGTTGGTGTTGATGAATCTGGTAGTGGAGAAACAACAAATGTTGGTGaaggatgcaatgatttaggcaCTAGTGTCAGTGGCCTGAATAGTGGCTTAAATGCTTCAGCCTCAGAGGATATAGTTGAAAGACCTGAAGAACTGGTGGTGGCTGAAGAAATAAGTGAACCTCCCAAAAATGATCTGGCTGATCATGTAGATCCTTCACTGCCTCATGAACCCACCACCGGTTCAGACAGTCCTGCAAAATGTGCAGATCTTTCTCAGCATGTAAAATGTTCTCCCAAAACAGAGTCAGTAGGTGTTTTGTCCAATACTCCTGTCAAGTTTGGAGACTTTGATGAAGTTCCAGGTCTATCATTACCGTCAGATTCATTCAGAGATAATAATTCTTCTAGAGACCACAGACATAGTGAAGATGTTGCACATCTAAAAAATGTGCAAAAAGATGCAAGTGAACTCAAAGTGGAGATGGACACTTGTACGACAACTACAATTGATGAGACATCTCCAATTATGGTACAGGGAACAGAGACACCCAATGATGATAAGAGTATTTCAAATGTTAATGGTTCAACAGCCTCAGCTGACTCTGTTTCCCTATCCTGCTCCAATAATGATCATGAAGTTCCAGTTACATCTTCCATGGAAGGTAGAACATTACTTCATGACCAAGCACCAGTTTCTGCTTCTGCGGATTTTGGATCTGAAACTGCTGAGAGCAAAGAAAGATTCAGGCAGAGGCTATGGTGTTTTCTTTTTGAGAATCTGAATAGGGCTGGTGATGAACTTTACCTCCTCTGTGAACTAGAATGTGACATGGAACAGATTAATGAATCCATACTTGTCCTTGAAGAAGCTATTTCCGATTTTCAAGAACTTAAATCGAGAGCAGAGCATTTTGATAATACCAAAAAATCTCCTGGTGTACCAAAGGAGGGCATGCCAATGGCTGTGAAAGCTGACCATAGGAGACCTCATGCCTTGTCTTGGGAG GTCAGAAGGATGACAAGTTCTCCACACAGGCAAGAAATACTGTCTTCATCTCTAGAGGCCTTCCAGAGAATCCAATTGGAACTGGCATGCAAGCAGGCTGGTATAACAGCAGAGAGATTTACATCCAGCTCTTCTGAAGAAGTTTTGGGTAGCTCGTCAAAGCTGACTACAGCATCAGCAACTGTTAGGAATATAAGTTTGAAAGTTGAGAGTCAGGTGAAACTTCCTGATACTAGTGAGAAAAATATTGCTGGCGAGAAGCTAAGTAGGGATGCATTCAAGTCTGGTAAATCGTATCCACAAAGTATGCCTTCCTATTCTGCAAGGAGTAGAAGAGGGTCGCTAGAACCAATCTCTGAAATAGAGAAACACACCTTTAAGAAGGACAGGGAGTTGCCAGAAAACAAATTTGACAGGCTCAAGTCAACCGATGTTGTTAAAAAGAGTACAGTTCATCTTGAAAAGgaaaaacaaattacagcacCTTGGAAGTCCATGGATGCCTGGAAGGAGAAAAGAAACTGGGAAGATATACTGAAATCTCCTGTACGGAGTTCTCGTGTTTCTCATTCTCCTGGTGTTGGAAGAAAAGTTACAGACCGTGCTCGTGTTCTACATGACAAGTTGATGTCtcctgaaaagaaaaaaagaagtgcTTTGGATATGAAAAAAGAAGCAGAAGAAAAGCATGCCCGAGCGCTGCGAATCAGGAGTCAACTAGAGAGCGAGAGGGTTCAGAGGCTACAGCGTACCTCTGAAAAGTTGCATCGTGTCAATGAGTGGCAGGCTGTGCGCAGCTCAAAACTGCGAGAAGTAATGAATGCACGCCATCAACGTGGCGAATCTCGTCACGAAGCATATCTTGCTCAGGTTGCAAAAAGAGCTGGTGATGAGAGTACTAAGGTCAATGAGGTCCGTTTTATTACATCACTGAATGAAGAAAACAAGAAATTCTTGCTGAGGCAGAAACTTCATGATTCTGAAATGCGGAGAGCTGAAAAGCTACAGGTGATCAAAACAAAGCAAAAGGAGGACACTGCAAGGGAAGAAGCTGTTTTGGAACGAAGAAAGTTCCTGGAAGCTGAGAAGATGCAGCGCCTTGCTGAAATACAGCGCAAGAAAGAAGAAGCTATTTTCAGAAGAGAAGAGGAGCGCAAAGCATCTAGTGCTGCACGAGAAGCAAGGGCTGCAGAACAACAACGTCGAAAAGAGATAAGAGCAAAAGCGCAACAAGAGGAAGCTGAACTTTTAGCCCAAAAGTTAGCTGAAAAGCTTCGTGAAAGTGAGCAGCGGCGCAAGTATTACCTAGAACAAATACGGGAGCGAGCCTCAATGGATCTTAGGGATCAGCCTTCACCTTTTCAGCGTCGCTTTCCAAGTAAAGATGGCCAAAACCGTTCTAGTTCTGCTAACAGCGGAGAAGATTCACAGACAACTGGCAATTCCAGCGCTGCAGATTCTATGGCTAAGTCATCAAATAATGTGCTGACAAAACGAAGGATTAAAAAGATTCGCCAGAGATTAATGGCTCTAAAGCATGAATTTATTGAACCATCCATAGGTGAAAGTACAGGAATAACGCACAGGGCTGCTCTTGGAGCTGCCAAAGCTAAGTTAAGTAGATGGCTTCAAGACCTTCAGAGACTTCGCCAAGCTAGAAAAGAAGGTGCTGCCAGTATTGGTTTGATTGTCAGTGACAtaacaaag tatttaGAAGGGAAGGATCTTGAGCTGCATGCATCAAGACAAGTTGGTTTGCTTGACTTCATTGCGTCCGCATTACCTGCATCACATACTTCAAAGCCTGGAGCTTGTCAAGTCACTGTCTACCTTTTGCGCCTGTTGAGAGTGTTGCTCTCACTTCCAGCTAATCGAACTTATTTTCTAGTACAAAATCTTTTACCCCCAATTATTCCCATGCTATCAGCATCACTGGAGAATTATATTAAGGTGGCAGCATCCAACTCTGGAAGTTCAAATCTTCTGTCTAATAAAACATCAATTGAGAATACAGAGTCATCAGGTGAAGTGTTAGATGGATTTTTATGGACTGTGACCATGATCGTTGGCCATGTACACATCAATGATGAACAACTTCAAATGCAGGGAGGTTTGATAGAACTGATTGTAGCTTATCAAATAATACATCGTCTGAGAGATCTGTTTGCCCTTTATGATAGGCCACAGGTGGAAGGATCCCCACTCCCATCATCTATACTGTTTGGTCTCAACCTTTTGTCTGTCTTAACATCGAAACCCAGAAATTTGTCTACTATTGATTGGGAGTCCTGCAAATGCAGGACACTAGGTGGAAATATAGTGCAAGAATATGAATATCTTAGTTCACAGGACAGTGTGGGGTGCCAATCAATGACACTTGATCAATCTGGTGATGCCAAATCGCCAACCATATACAGTGAACTGGCTGAAGATAGCAAATCCTGTAGACAACATGACTTTAGCATTCCAGTGGACAGAAAATTGGTTGATGAAGCTAGTAAAGACTTATTAGTGATCTCTGCTGGCCTGAACAACTCAGCAATGCAACCGTCTGATTTGGGCGTTACTACAGAGAAGCATTCTGAAAGTCCTAGCCAGGGAGATGAAAATAGCACGGTGGACAGTTTTCTTGAAGGAAGAAAGGTGAATAATGTATGTGCATTGTATCATAGTCCTCGAAAAGGCAATGAGACGAATCTTAAGCAGCCTGTAATGCTCTTACTTTCTGCAATGGCTGAGACTGGCCTTGTTAGTCTACCATCACTTTTGACTGCTGTGTTGCTCCAGGCAAACAACAACAGGTCATCATCGGAACAG ACATTGGCGATTCTTCCGTCAAATTTTGAAGAAGTAGCCACTGGCGTATTGAAAGTTTTGAATAATGTGGCGCGTTTGGATATAACCCTTTTGCAGCACATGCTG GCTAGATCAGATCTAAAGATGGAGTTCTTCCATTTAATCAGCTTCCTTCTGAGTCATTGCATGAACAAATGGAGAGTGCCAAACGATCAG GTTGGTTTGCTGCTTCTAGAGTCACTGCTACTTCTTGGCTACTTTTCTTTGTTCCATGCTGGGAACCAAGCTGTTCTTCGGTGGGGAAAGAGTCCCACCATACTTCACAAG GTGTGCGACCTGCCATTTGTTTTCTTCAGCGACCCTGAGTTGATGCCCATCTTGGCTGCTGCTCTGATCGCCGTTTGCTACGGTTGCGATCAGAACCGAAGTGTTGTACAGCAGGAAATAAGCACGGATATGCTGCGTTGCTTGCTCAAGTCCTGCCAAACTTCTGGATCAAATTCTCCAGattccattgctgtggatggttcTGGAAACAATTCCAATGAAAGCATTCTGGAGATCAGGAACTCACAAGGTGACATCCCAACAAGGATAAGCCGCAAAATTGGACGGCCAGTTGTTGGGAAGGGTATTTCAGGGGGCATCAGGTTCAACAGAAATAAGGTTCAAAAGGATGGTAGGGGAACAAGAGCAGTTGACGATGGGCCTCTGAAGCAAAGAGGTCAAGAAGCTTCATCGAGCTTCATGTTGCATAGAAAGATCCCAGCTTCTTTCTTGGACAGAGCCGAGGAGTTCTTCTGCAGTGAGACATGA